One Brassica napus cultivar Da-Ae chromosome C4, Da-Ae, whole genome shotgun sequence genomic region harbors:
- the LOC106380642 gene encoding Werner Syndrome-like exonuclease isoform X1 codes for MMLSSWGDEEEFTEEDLLAIEAIEASHLSQSSSSSSSSTVRPANSNPNQIRRQLPRSITSPTPSKRFPLSRCRAKNFPAMRFGGRILYSKTASEVDRRAMQLLKVLDTKKDHSGRAFIGFDIEWRPSFRKGVLPGKVAVVQICVDNSYCDVMQITHSGIPQSLQHLIEDSSLVKVGIGIDGDSVKLFHDHGVSIKDVEDLSDLANKKIGGGLKKWGLASLTETLVCKELLKPHRIRLGNWEVRPLSKEQLQYAATDAYASWHLYHVINIKEKPYFLTQRP; via the exons ATGATGTTGTCAAGTTGGGGAGACGAAGAGGAATTTACAGAGGAGGATCTTCTCGCAATCGAGGCCATCGAGGCTTCCCATCTCTCCcaatcatcatcttcttcttcttcttcgaccgTACGGCCTGCGAACTCAAATCCAAATCAGATCCGTCGCCAATTGCCTCGTTCCATCACTTCTCCCACACCCTCTAAGCGATTTCCACTCTCTCGTTGCAGAG CTAAGAATTTTCCAGCGATGAGGTTTGGAGGTAGGATTTTGTATAGCAAGACTGCTAGTGAGGTTGATAGGCGAGCAATGCAGCTTCTTAAGGTTCTCGATACCAAGAAAGATCATTCTGGGAGAGCTTTTATTGGCTTTGATATTGAGTGGAGACCCAGTTTTAGAAAAG GTGTTCTCCCAGGGAAGGTTGCAGTTGTGCAGATATGTGTAGATAATAGTTATTGTGATGTAATGCAAATTACACACTCTGGAATCCCACAGAGTCTCCAACATCTTATTGAGGATTCATCTCTCGTAAAG GTAGGTATTGGAATTGACGGTGACTCTGTGAAGCTTTTCCATGACCATGGAGTGTCCATCAAAGATGTCGAAGATCTTTCTGATTTAGCCAACAAAAAAATTGGCGGAGGTTTGAAAAAATGGGGCCTTGCTTCACTAACTGAGACACTTGTTTGCAAAGAG CTCCTTAAACCGCATAGAATCAGGCTCGGAAACTGGGAGGTGCGTCCTCTGTCAAAGGAGCAGTTACAGTATGCAGCAACCGATGCTTATGCTTCGTGGCATCTTTACCACGTAATTAACATCAAAGAAAAACCATATTTTCTTACGCAAAGACCTTAA
- the LOC106380642 gene encoding Werner Syndrome-like exonuclease isoform X2: MMLSSWGDEEEFTEEDLLAIEAIEASHLSQSSSSSSSSTVRPANSNPNQIRRQLPRSITSPTPSKRFPLSRCRAKNFPAMRFGGRILYSKTASEVDRRAMQLLKVLDTKKDHSGRAFIGFDIEWRPSFRKGVLPGKVAVVQICVDNSYCDVMQITHSGIPQSLQHLIEDSSLVKVGIGIDGDSVKLFHDHGVSIKDVEDLSDLANKKIGGGLKKWGLASLTETLVCKELLKPHRIRLGNWEVRPLSKEQLQYAATDAYASWHLYHVLKDLPDAVD; encoded by the exons ATGATGTTGTCAAGTTGGGGAGACGAAGAGGAATTTACAGAGGAGGATCTTCTCGCAATCGAGGCCATCGAGGCTTCCCATCTCTCCcaatcatcatcttcttcttcttcttcgaccgTACGGCCTGCGAACTCAAATCCAAATCAGATCCGTCGCCAATTGCCTCGTTCCATCACTTCTCCCACACCCTCTAAGCGATTTCCACTCTCTCGTTGCAGAG CTAAGAATTTTCCAGCGATGAGGTTTGGAGGTAGGATTTTGTATAGCAAGACTGCTAGTGAGGTTGATAGGCGAGCAATGCAGCTTCTTAAGGTTCTCGATACCAAGAAAGATCATTCTGGGAGAGCTTTTATTGGCTTTGATATTGAGTGGAGACCCAGTTTTAGAAAAG GTGTTCTCCCAGGGAAGGTTGCAGTTGTGCAGATATGTGTAGATAATAGTTATTGTGATGTAATGCAAATTACACACTCTGGAATCCCACAGAGTCTCCAACATCTTATTGAGGATTCATCTCTCGTAAAG GTAGGTATTGGAATTGACGGTGACTCTGTGAAGCTTTTCCATGACCATGGAGTGTCCATCAAAGATGTCGAAGATCTTTCTGATTTAGCCAACAAAAAAATTGGCGGAGGTTTGAAAAAATGGGGCCTTGCTTCACTAACTGAGACACTTGTTTGCAAAGAG CTCCTTAAACCGCATAGAATCAGGCTCGGAAACTGGGAGGTGCGTCCTCTGTCAAAGGAGCAGTTACAGTATGCAGCAACCGATGCTTATGCTTCGTGGCATCTTTACCAC GTGCTAAAGGACCTTCCTGATGCTGTGGATTGA
- the LOC106380643 gene encoding receptor-like protein 50, whose product MGWRLMRRHRGGQIPLIAVLGCFFGNIPSSLGNLSYLTHLDLGGNDFTGELPESLSNLHQLRNLLLASSKLTGNFHHALLNLSELTAIDFSSNQFEDQKNALLEFKSEFHFNGMAANEKTQRWTNTTDCCSWMSLNLSSNNLAGILPDSIGNFKYLKVLKLYGCSFFGNIPSSLGNLSYLTHLDLGGNDFTGELPESLSNLHQLRNLLLASSKLTGNFHHALLNLSELTAIDFSSNQFEGMLPSNMSSFSNGPVEIGNISSPSKLQELSLGGNNLSGPIPGSISKLVGLSYLDLSFWDTERGLVDFSIFLHLKSLTLLDISHLNTRSMLDLSLFSNFTSLTLLHLSGNNLHISSTLHLPSPIGSLGYHRFIGFTFSNYHKSVVLANKGSKMELLGSSFRIYKTIDVSGNRLEGDIPQSIGLLKELIVLNMSNNAFTGHIPPSLSNLTNLQSLDLSQNRLSGTILPELEKLTFLAWMNFSNNMLEGPIPQGTQIQSQNSSSFAHNPGLCGAPLKRSCGEGKEEARKQDEEKEEKDLSLELDWIAAAIA is encoded by the exons ATGGGATGGCGGCTAATGAGAAGACACAGAGGTGGACAAATACCACTGATTGCTGTTCTTGGATG TTTCTTTGGAAATATTCCTTCTTCGCTCGGGAATCTTTCTTATCTCACTCATCTTGATCTTGGTGGTAACGATTTCACTGGTGAACTACCAGAATCATTGAGCAACCTACACCAACTAAGAAACTTGCTACTTGCATCGAGCAAGCTCACCGGGAACTTTCATCATGCACTACTGAATTTGAGTGAGCTCACGGCGATTGACTTTAGCTCTAACCAGTTCGAAG ACCAAAAGAATGCTCTTTTGGAGTTCAAGAGCGAGTTCCATTTCAATGGGATGGCGGCTAATGAGAAGACACAGAGGTGGACAAATACCACTGATTGCTGTTCTTGGATG AGCCTTAATCTTAGCTCCAATAATCTTGCCGGTATTCTACCAGATTCCATCGGAAACTTCAAATATTTGAAGGTTTTGAAACTTTATGGATGCAGTTTCTTTGGAAATATTCCTTCTTCGCTCGGGAATCTTTCTTATCTCACTCATCTTGATCTTGGTGGTAACGATTTCACTGGTGAACTACCAGAATCATTGAGCAACCTACACCAACTAAGAAACTTGCTACTTGCATCGAGCAAGCTCACCGGGAACTTTCATCATGCACTACTGAATTTGAGTGAGCTCACGGCGATTGACTTTAGCTCTAACCAGTTCGAAGGTATGCTCCCATCTAACATGAGTAGCTTCTCCAA TGGCCCTGTTGAGATTGGGAATATCTCTTCACCATCTAAACTTCAGGAACTATCCCTTGGAGGAAACAATCTCAGTGGGCCAATCCCGGGATCTATATCCAAACTAGTTGGGCTCTCATATCTCGACCTCTCTTTTTGGGACACTGAGAGGGGCTTGGTGGATTTCAGCATCTTCTTGCACCTCAAGTCACTTACGTTACTTGACATCTCCCATCTGAATACAAGAAGTATGCTTGACTTGAGTCTTTTCTCAAATTTCACTTCACTTACCTTACTTCACCTCTCAGGGAATAATCTACATATCAGTTCAACTCTCCATCTTCCCTCACCTATAGGATCATTGGGTTATCATAGGTTTATTGGTTTTACATTTTCAAACTACCATAAGTCAGTGGTTCTGGCGAACAAAGGTTCGAAAATGGAGCTTCTTGGGAGTAGTTTTAGAATCTACAAAACCATTGATGTCTCTGGAAATAGACTCGAAGGTGACATTCCTCAATCAATCGGCCTACTTAAGGAACTGATTGTGCTCAACATGTCAAACAATGCTTTCACAGGGCATATTCCACCATCTCTATCGAACTTGACCAATCTCCAGTCCCTAGATCTATCCCAAAACAGATTATCTGGCACAATCCTACCAGAGCTCGAGAAACTCACGTTTCTGGCGTGGATGAACTTCTCCAACAACATGCTCGAAGGCCCAATACCACAAGGCACTCAGATTCAAAGCCAAAATAGTTCTTCATTCGCACATAATCCTGGGCTGTGCGGTGCTCCTCTCAAAAGGTCATGCGGTGAAGGAAAAGAAGAAGCGAGAAAACAAGatgaagaaaaggaagaaaaagatcTAAGTCTTGAGCTGGATTGGATTGCAGCTGCAATAGCTTAA